The Candidatus Firestonebacteria bacterium RIFOXYD2_FULL_39_29 genomic sequence CAGGGTAATAAAGGCCGTGAATTGGTTACCCAGATGATCCAGCAAAATCTTAAAAAGCTTGGGGTTAAGGTTAACATAAGAATAATAGCCTGGAGTTCGTTTATTAATGAATTTGTTGATAAAAAGAAATATGATGCTATAGTTATGGGCTGGCAGCTGTCTCCGGATCCTGATATTTATGATATATTTCATTCGTCAAAGACAGGAGAAAAAGAGTATAATTTTGTGTCTTATAAAAACCCGGAGGTTGATAAACTTTTAATTGAAGGGCGGACCACCTATGAAATTGAAAAACGAAAAAAAGCTTACAATAAGATACATGAAATAATTGCCGATGATCTTCCTTATGTTTTTATTTATGTTCCTGAATCAATTGTAGCTGTGGATAAGAGATTTCAGAATATTGCTGTAGAGCCGGCAGGAATTAAATATAATTTTGAAAAATGGTTCGTTCCGAAGGAAGCACAGAAATATAGAACGGAAATGCAGAAATAATAATGACTAAGTACTAATGACTAGTGACTATTTAAGGTGGCGTGGAAAAACACACGCGTTGATTATATAAATGTCTAATAAATAACGGCGAGGGTTTTCTCGCCTTCATTAAATAGTCATTAGTCACTAGTAAATAGTAATTTTCTTTAAAGGGGGCTTTTTATGAAAGGAATAATTTTGGCAGGTGGTCTGGGTACTCGTCTTTCTCCGCTTACAAGGATAACGAATAAGCACTTATTGCCGGTTTATGATAAACCGATGATTTTTTATCCTATTCAGACTCTGGTGGATGCGGGAATTACGGATATAATGCTGATTGTTGGTGGCAATAACGCAGGGGATTTTTTAAGGCTGCTCGGGAATGGAAAGGATTTTGGATTAAAACATATCAATTATGCTTATCAAAAGGGTGAGGGCGGTATAGCCGACGCTCTTGCGCTGGCTGAACATTTTTCGGAAGGCGAAAAAGTGCTTGTAATGCTCGGAGATAACCTTATCGGAGGTAACATTAAAGATGCTGTATCCGAATTTGAAAAAAGCAAAAAGGGCGCAAAGATAATCCTTAAAGAGGTTCCGGATCCGGAGAATTACGGTGTGCCGGTGTTTAAGAACGGCAAAATTATAAATATAATAGAAAAACCAAAAAACCCGCCGTCGAACTACGCGGTAATCGGTATTTATATGTTTGATAACGAGGTGTTTAAGATAATAGGAAAATTAAAACCTTCACAAAGAGGGGAGCTTGAGATCACGGATGTAAATAATATGTACCTTAAAAAAGGCCAGTTAAGCCACAGTATTCTTGAAGGCTGGTGGGCCGATGCCGGTTCGTCCATCGAAGGCTGGTTCGAAACAAATAAAACGGTTGCTCTTTATGGAGCGAACAAGAAAGGATAAAAACAGGTGCTAGGCTCTGGGCACTGGGTTCTAGGTTTGCATTAAAGAGTTTTAAATTTAATAATACCACATTAGTGTGAGACGTTATCTCGTTATGGAAACGAAAGTTTACATGTATATATCTTTCCTAACGAGAAAAGCTTTGCTTATAGACCTTTACGGACTTTTAAAGACTTTTATGGACAGCTTTCAGTCTGTATCGGGCAATTATTTTTCAAAGGAGTGATTATGATCGAAGGCGTAAAGATAAAAAAACTTAAAGTTATTCCGGACGAACGCGGCCGTTTGATGGAGATGCTTCGTAGTGACGATGAAGTTTTTGAGAAGTTCGGACAGGTTTATATGACTACGACGATGCCCGGAGCCGTAAAGGCGTGGCATTATCATAAATTGCAGAACGATAACTTTGTATGCGTAAAGGGCATGGCAAAGGTTGTACTTTTTGACAGCAGAAAAGGTTCGAAAACAAACGGTGAAATAAATGAGTTTTTCATCGGGGAACACAATCAGATCCTTCTGCAAATACCAAAAATGGTCTTTCACGGTTTTAAATGCGTCAGCGAAAATGAATGTATCATCATTAACTGTCCGACGGAAAGATATAATTACAAAAAGCCGGACGAGTACCGTCTCCCCGCTTATACAAAAAAAATAAAGTACAACTGGGCAAGAAAAGACGGGTAAAAGAAAATTACAATTGACGAATGACAATTGACAATTTATTGAAGGCGGAATGAAACCCTCCGCCGAATATTATAATACCACATTAGTGTGAGACGTTATCTCGTTATGGAAACGAAAGTTTACATGTATATATCTTTCCTAACGAGAAAAGCTTTGCTTGTAGACGTTTACGGACTTTTATAGACTTTTAGACGTTTTTAAAGTTTGTATCAGTGGAATCGTATTTAAAAAAGGAGAGTGCACAATGAAGATCTTAGTCACCGGCGGGGCGGGGTTTATTGGGAGCAATTTTATACGTTATATGCTGTTAAAGTATAAAAATTATTCTATTGTTAACCTGGATAAGCTTACTTATGCGGGGAATCCTGATAATCTGAAGGATCTGGAGAAGAACCCGAGATATAAGTTCATAAAAGGGGATATATGCGACCCTCTCGCAGCGACAAAGGCGATGCGTAACTGCGAAGCGGTAATAAATTTTGCGGCGGAATCCCATGTGGACAGGTCTATTTCCAAGCCTTCAGATTTTGTAAGGACTAATTTTATGGGCGTTCATAACATGCTGGAAACAGCAAAGAAGAATAATATAAAAAAATTTATACAGATAAGTACGGATGAAGTGTACGGCAGCGCTTTAAAAGGCGCTTTTACGGAGACGGACCATCTTAATCCTTCAAGTCCTTATTCTTCTAGCAAAGCCGGAGCAGATCTTCTGGCAAAGTCTTATTTTACGACGTTTGGTTTTCCTGTTATCATTACAAGAAGTTCAAATAATTATGGACCTTATCAGTATCCGGAAAAACTTATCCCTCTTTTTATCTCCAATGCGTCCATGAATTATAATTTGCCTGTTTACGGTACGGGAAAAAATGTTAGGGACTGGATATATGTTGAAGATAATTGTCTCGGTATTGATATAGTCCTGCATAAAGGAAAAGCCGGGGAAATCTATAATATCGGAGGCGGGAACGAAAAAACTAATCTGGAGATAACTTCGCTCATTTTGAAATATACGGAAAAGCCAAAGACGCTTATTACTTATGTAAAAGACCGGTTGGGTCATGATTTTAGATATGCCCTGGATACAAGCAAGTTGAAAAAGCTGGGTTTTAAGCCGGAATATACTTTTGAAGCAGGGATAAAAAAGACAGTGGA encodes the following:
- a CDS encoding spore coat protein; protein product: MKGIILAGGLGTRLSPLTRITNKHLLPVYDKPMIFYPIQTLVDAGITDIMLIVGGNNAGDFLRLLGNGKDFGLKHINYAYQKGEGGIADALALAEHFSEGEKVLVMLGDNLIGGNIKDAVSEFEKSKKGAKIILKEVPDPENYGVPVFKNGKIINIIEKPKNPPSNYAVIGIYMFDNEVFKIIGKLKPSQRGELEITDVNNMYLKKGQLSHSILEGWWADAGSSIEGWFETNKTVALYGANKKG
- a CDS encoding dTDP-glucose 4,6-dehydratase translates to MKILVTGGAGFIGSNFIRYMLLKYKNYSIVNLDKLTYAGNPDNLKDLEKNPRYKFIKGDICDPLAATKAMRNCEAVINFAAESHVDRSISKPSDFVRTNFMGVHNMLETAKKNNIKKFIQISTDEVYGSALKGAFTETDHLNPSSPYSSSKAGADLLAKSYFTTFGFPVIITRSSNNYGPYQYPEKLIPLFISNASMNYNLPVYGTGKNVRDWIYVEDNCLGIDIVLHKGKAGEIYNIGGGNEKTNLEITSLILKYTEKPKTLITYVKDRLGHDFRYALDTSKLKKLGFKPEYTFEAGIKKTVEWYLKNKAWWLKLG
- a CDS encoding dTDP-4-dehydrorhamnose 3,5-epimerase, with the translated sequence MIEGVKIKKLKVIPDERGRLMEMLRSDDEVFEKFGQVYMTTTMPGAVKAWHYHKLQNDNFVCVKGMAKVVLFDSRKGSKTNGEINEFFIGEHNQILLQIPKMVFHGFKCVSENECIIINCPTERYNYKKPDEYRLPAYTKKIKYNWARKDG